From the genome of Candidatus Rokuibacteriota bacterium:
TCAGCAACCCAAACCTGATCTGGCTTCCTATAAGACGGAAGCGCCCGACGCCAATGTCCTGGTAATCAGAGTGGCCACGCGAGTAAAACTGCGCACGTCCTGGCAGGAGACGGCCGCGAGGGCGGACGACGCCCCTCTCGAATAGCCTATCCTCGGGCCGCATGCTCGGCATCGTCCGCCAGGACTGCCACACCTTCCAGAAGTTCACGCTGAAGCTCTGACGGCGGTCGGAAAACAAACGGGGCTACGGAGCGCTCCGTAGCCCCGCAAGATTTTGGTGGAGCTGAGGCGTGTCGAACTTGACAAGTTGTTCGTAAATACCACAGGCGGGAGGCTGTGCCGCTACGTGCTGAGGTGCGGCTGGAGCGATGGGACGACGCATCTGCTCTTCGAGCCAGTGGAGTTTCTGGAGAAGCTGGCGGCGCTGACGCTTGCTTTCGCCCCGTCCCGTACGCCGAGAACAAGCATTGTGTTACTTACGCACTGACGACGACTAGCGTGAGGTCGAGGGAGAGAGGATCCGGCCCAAATGGCCAGTGGCGAGGTGGTGATCGTGGGAAGCGGCATCGTGGGCATGGTCACTGCCTACTACCTCGCGAAGGCGGGCGTTCCCAGCGTCGTCGTCGAGCGCGACGCCATCGGCAGCCATGCTTCGGGCTTCGCCTATGGCGGGCTGAGCCCGGTGACCGGCTTCGGGATCCCAGGGCCCCTCGCCGAGATCGCCCAGGACGGGATGCGGCTGCACCGCGAGCTGGCCGAGAGCGTGGTCGAGGAAACGGGCATCGGCATCGACTTCCGCGTGCGGCCCTCGCTCGCCCTGGCCTTCACCGAGGCCGACGCGCAGAGGCTCCAGGCCGCCCTGCCCTGGCAGCAGCGGCAACCGGGATGTTCGGCGCGCTGGCTGGACGCCTCGGAGGCCCGCCGCGTGGAGCCTCGCATCTCGGACGAGACCCTCGGGGCGGTGTCGATCGAGGGCACCGCCGACGTCGAGCCCTATCGTCTCGTGCTGGCGCTCACCCGGGCGGCCGAGCGCCTGGGCGTGACTGTCCGGCACGGGCGGGTCACCGGCCTGCGGCGCGAAGGGGGGCAGGTCACGGGCGTGATCCTCGAGCGGGACGAGGTCGCCTGCTCCAGGGTAGTGCTGGCCCTCGGCCCCTGGAGCGGGGAGACATCGGCCTGGATCGACGTGCCGATCGAGGTCCGCCCCCTCAAGGGCCAGATCCTGCGGCTCCAGGCTCCCGGGCCGCCGGTCGCGTGCTCCGTCGGCTGGGGCCACAACTATGCCACCACCAAGACCGACGGCCTGCTGTGGGCGGGCACGACCGAGGAGGAGGCGGGCTTCGACGAGGAGTCGACGACCGAGGCCCGCGACGAGATCGGCGCAGCCCTGGTGAGGATGCTGCCCGCGATGGCGGACGCCCAGGTCGTGCACCAGACCGCCTGCCTGCGTCCGGTGGCTTCGGACGGGCTGCTCCTGCTCGGCCGCGTGCCCGGGCTCGAGCATGTCTACATGGCCACGGGCGCCGGCCGCAAGGGCATCCTGTTCGGCCCGGCCATGGGGCGCGCCATCGCCGATCTCGTTCTGACCGGGGGCACGACGATCGTCCTCGAGGCCTTTGCCCCCGGGCGCTTCGCCCGGTAGCCGGCTTCGGATCGCGCGGCCCGGCTCTCGGGGGCTGAGAACGGGTGTTGTGTTATCTACGCTCTAACGCGCTCGCACGACGCTGACATGAGGAGACGCGCCAGCTCCGCGGGCTGGCTCAGCATCGGATAGTGTCCGGTGTCCATCTCCGTGTACGAGGCCTTCAGGCGCTCCGCCGTCCGGCGCTGATGCGACTCGGGAGGGTTGCGCGCCTGCCGGCAGCGGATCACCGCCGCCTTCCACGTATGCTCCCAGAAGTTCGTCGGCCCCATGGGCGCCTCGAGCGCCGCGATCGGATGGGGTGTGTAGCGGGCGAGCACCCACGCCCGCATCGCCGGCTCGAGATCGGCGAACATGCGCCCTTCAGCGTCCTGGCGCGTCGGCGCCGTGGTCATCTCGGTTACTTCATTGGCGGCGGGACGGTTCACGATATCGGCGACGCGCTCGGCAGGCAGGAGCGCCAGCGCGTCCACGAAGACGAGGCGCGAAATCCGGTCGCCGGCCAGCTCGGCCGCCTGACAGATCACCATGCCGCCCGAGCTGGTGCCCACCAGCACGACGTCTTCCAGATCTTCGTAGAAGAGGAGCCGCGCGACCTCATGGGCATGCGTGCCCACGGTGATTCCGGGGCGGACTTGATGGTGCCGCTCTCCGCAGCCTTCGAGCGTGGGCGCATAGACCTCATGCCCGGCGGCCCGCAGGCGTTGTGCCACCGGCTTCCATATCCAACCGCCCTGATACGCTCCGTGGACGAGTACGTAGGTGGCCATCGCCTCACCCGCCGCCGCCGACCCGCACGCCGGCGAGCCGTTCGAATACCTTGATGACGGCGGAGCCGTCCTCCTTGTTGAATCCCGCGGCGCGCGCCATCTGATAGACCTGCTGGCTGACGTTCGCGAGGAGCACCGGCACGCCGAGCTGCTTGGCGAAGGCCGTCTCCAGCTCCTGGTCCTTGAACGAGATGTCGACGGTGCCGCCCGGCGAGAAATCACGCTTCAGTATCTTCGGCATGCGCGTCTCGAAAGCGAAGCTCGTACCGGTACTGACACGCACCACGTCGTAGATCATCTGCGGGTCAAGGCCGGCCTTCACGCCCATGACCAGCGCTTCGGCGATGGCGACCGTGTTGACCTGGATGAGCATGTTGTTGACGAGCTTCATGGCGAGGCCCTGTCCGAGCCCGCCGACGTGAAAAACGTTGTTTCCCATGGCCTCGAAGAGATCCTTGCACGCGGCCACCGTCTCCGACGTCCCTCCCACGATGATCGACAGCTCCCCCGATGCTGCGCGCCCCGTGCCGCCGCTCACGGGCGCGTCGAGCATGGCGATGCCTCGTGGCGCGAGCTGGTCGGCGAGTCGGCGCGCCGCGAACGGGTCGATCGTGCTCATGCAGGCCACGATATGTCCAGGCCGGGCGCTCCGAACAATGCCGTGCTCGCCCGCGATGACGGCCTCGGCCTGCGCGGTCGTCTCCACCATGCAGATCGTGCGCTCGACCGAGGCGGCTACACTCTCGGCGGAATCGACGATCGTGGCGCCGCGCGTGCGCCACAGCTCGGCTTTCGCCGGATCGATGTCGTGCGCCACGAGCGAGAAGCCGTGCTTGACGAGGTTCAACGCCATGGGACCGCCCATGGCCCCGAGCCCGATGAATCCTACCGTGCCTGGCATCGCGATCACGCCTCCTTGAGGGATTTCGAATGACGCAAATC
Proteins encoded in this window:
- a CDS encoding FAD-dependent oxidoreductase; its protein translation is MASGEVVIVGSGIVGMVTAYYLAKAGVPSVVVERDAIGSHASGFAYGGLSPVTGFGIPGPLAEIAQDGMRLHRELAESVVEETGIGIDFRVRPSLALAFTEADAQRLQAALPWQQRQPGCSARWLDASEARRVEPRISDETLGAVSIEGTADVEPYRLVLALTRAAERLGVTVRHGRVTGLRREGGQVTGVILERDEVACSRVVLALGPWSGETSAWIDVPIEVRPLKGQILRLQAPGPPVACSVGWGHNYATTKTDGLLWAGTTEEEAGFDEESTTEARDEIGAALVRMLPAMADAQVVHQTACLRPVASDGLLLLGRVPGLEHVYMATGAGRKGILFGPAMGRAIADLVLTGGTTIVLEAFAPGRFAR
- a CDS encoding alpha/beta fold hydrolase; the encoded protein is MATYVLVHGAYQGGWIWKPVAQRLRAAGHEVYAPTLEGCGERHHQVRPGITVGTHAHEVARLLFYEDLEDVVLVGTSSGGMVICQAAELAGDRISRLVFVDALALLPAERVADIVNRPAANEVTEMTTAPTRQDAEGRMFADLEPAMRAWVLARYTPHPIAALEAPMGPTNFWEHTWKAAVIRCRQARNPPESHQRRTAERLKASYTEMDTGHYPMLSQPAELARLLMSASCERVRA
- a CDS encoding NAD(P)-dependent oxidoreductase; protein product: MPGTVGFIGLGAMGGPMALNLVKHGFSLVAHDIDPAKAELWRTRGATIVDSAESVAASVERTICMVETTAQAEAVIAGEHGIVRSARPGHIVACMSTIDPFAARRLADQLAPRGIAMLDAPVSGGTGRAASGELSIIVGGTSETVAACKDLFEAMGNNVFHVGGLGQGLAMKLVNNMLIQVNTVAIAEALVMGVKAGLDPQMIYDVVRVSTGTSFAFETRMPKILKRDFSPGGTVDISFKDQELETAFAKQLGVPVLLANVSQQVYQMARAAGFNKEDGSAVIKVFERLAGVRVGGGG